From one Pagrus major chromosome 21, Pma_NU_1.0 genomic stretch:
- the rnf182 gene encoding E3 ubiquitin-protein ligase RNF182, producing the protein MIDLQSTDDGGGGGCGHLDILSTEELECKICYCAYNLGSRRPKVLECCHRLCAKCLAKILDLGESPPNAVVCPFCRYVTRLPGEAVSSLPDDCNLVAALALQSRNQRNLHFHQEATTELLLSPRRLSSLMSSNPPLTSPSSSSSSASSSTTYSSIRSSPNFVVITIMEPPPVPTSSQDLHRQPRGSHTSSRGYRSSSLDSMASITQRWTLWNCAALLCQTSARALVWVLGLLYFSSLPMGVYLLIMQRTTLGVLLVSLVPASLIMIMVYGFCQCICHELWDCMPP; encoded by the coding sequence ATGATTGATCTGCAGAGCACGGACgatggtggaggtggtggcTGTGGCCATTTGGACATACTGAGCACTGAGGAGCTGGAGTGTAAGATCTGCTACTGTGCCTACAACCTGGGGAGTCGCAGGCCGAAGGTGCTCGAGTGCTGCCACCGTCTGTGCGCCAAGTGCCTCGCTAAGATCCTGGACCTGGGTGAGTCGCCTCCAAACGCCGTGGTGTGCCCGTTCTGTCGCTACGTCACCAGGCTGCCCGGGGAGGCCGTGAGCAGCCTGCCGGATGACTGCAACCTGGTGGCGGCGCTCGCCCTCCAAAGCAGGAATCAGAGGAACCTCCACTTCCACCAGGAGGCGACGACGGAGCTGCTCCTCAGCCCCCGGCGCCTGAGCTCATTGATGAGTAGCAACCCACCTCTGAcatccccttcctcctcctcctcctccgcttcTTCCTCCACCACCTACTCCTCCATCCGGAGCTCCCCTAACTTTGTGGTTATTACCATCATGGAGCCTCCGCCGGTGCCGACATCCTCCCAAGATCTGCACCGCCAGCCACGTGGATCTCACACATCGAGCCGGGGCTACCGCTCATCCAGTCTGGACTCCATGGCGTCCATCACGCAGAGGTGGACGTTGTGGAACTGCGCGGCCCTCCTGTGCCAGACCTCGGCCCGGGCGCTGGTGTGGGTGCTGGGGCTGCTGTACTTCAGCTCGCTGCCCATGGGGGTCTACCTGCTCATCATGCAGCGGACAACGCTCGGCGTGCTGCTGGTGAGCCTGGTTCCTGCCAGCCTCATCATGATCATGGTCTACGGGTTCTGCCAGTGTATCTGCCATGAGTTGTGGGACTGCATGCCACCGTAA